The following are encoded together in the Astyanax mexicanus isolate ESR-SI-001 chromosome 8, AstMex3_surface, whole genome shotgun sequence genome:
- the LOC125804029 gene encoding uncharacterized protein LOC125804029 — protein MTCGSTLLLLPQLKMPRTKASRRSSAAKERMAVQRGRAAGMAVVPTDRVMPLPLDKKVLTDSVPVNHSSPVLEATVKSDSSVTDGVRPHPHTQKALTDGLMPFAHEKKVQNLPSPIEKLHQIQCKNPVKLPLAENAYQTAYQTASGSKSYKLTLPKNSDKPASGSKCPENVGIIQTSSSVCVLSPQRLTVSGSFNQQHPQFGRNSNKQCVANSVTAILMSKLKNVLTWTATDVDNVLLNGDKLYSSIRDAGRIHDDSGYLFIRDLPTEYTLNGHRFALNCSDDMFVGLFGVTDYGEMENVYMSHDEAIVRVLSQFDACLFTIKVNTCAIIKQDSWYAIIDSHARNTHGALDGTGTSLLACHANLESVLDHITILGLSLQAEGQQFEATGVVVVPNDMGQQTSESHTQVTEDLNLNKLKSTADDEHREHVKQLSVIKYNTDDEHREHVKQLSVIKYNTDDEHRAHVKQLSVIKYNTDDEHREHVKQLSVLKYNTDDEHREHVKQISISKYKTDSSFAQGVKNRNIERRQINKNKRKETDFVITQFKNKISTGPEYVCAVCHRALFKHQVIRCRKHEYLKKDPAVACIAERCVTADYLHICNESCDVHCTIKSSPAGSLWICYTCHRKICNAKMPEQSVVNNLSLDPVPHELQTLNSLECHLIAMHIPFMKIVPLPKGSQSSVVGPITCVPSNVADAAELLPRSENADLMIRVKLKRKLTYKGHYKYEFVHPEKIQNALMYLKNHNKFYSHVKFNNDWINPLSNTAEADECDDQSEQAGNEEDTDNTNEDENIDETLLDRQQHGMFMDTCLQPVDVAQEVLDQHFDGIMSVAPAEGNNPVRLLTDESNEAKCFPVLFPKGTGTFHETRPERLTLCQYLNSRILNADGRFAKNLDFIFYGQYLSELNQVVSNVSIALRKGHSTQKSEVTSEMLTNHESLRRILHFDEGYKFLKPIRGTPVFWQSVQKDLFAMVRQLGIPTWFASFSSADLRWPELMQTILKQEGKHVSADELDWSERCHLLKSNPVTAARMFDHRFHCFLKDVIMSEAKPIGEITDFFMRVEFQNRGSPHTHCLFWVKDAPQIDRDDDVRVCQFINQYVTCELPSDEDREMHDIVSQVQMHSKRHSKTCKKKGTTCRFNFPRPPSNRTFITRCKTEEHKNDNNDENEKASKSTKKMEVELANTILKGVRNALLNTEATFDSVDSLFASLDINQEIFEAAYQTMTKKTSVVLKRKPCDVWVNQYNTDLLKAWNANMDIQFVVDAYSCIVYIISYISKAEREMGLLLSHAQKEASEQGNLDAKQAMRKLGSVFLHNREVSAQESVYRLTNMKLKQASRKVQFVPTGDTIRMSLPLNVIQRKAQCSDDDSDNIWMYSISDRYKNRPKSKEFEEMCLARFASEYRILSKSEHSSSDSIKLLKGSGFAKKRSRTEAAVIRYARFSPTKNPEKYYESILELFLPHYLKSQLKPSTFQTYQEFYETGSVKYSDNELVSVKLTVDTNMAMFEKESDSIDKAQEDLDAHGPMEDAWAQLCPETERERLECIEQKQKEIPEITENNDIIPDLFPKEIYSLQDNSHNMPKEEAMALLRSMNETQSQIFYKIRHWCLQKARGDTPEPFHVFISGPGGVGKSMLIKAIHYEAHRILSRLSNNPDDTRVLLTAPTGVSAYNINAATIHTSLAIGTDVKLPYQPLGDEKINSLRTKLGNLDILIIDEISMVDHKLLAYVHGRLRQIKQTGDYSPFGKVSIIAVGDFYQLNPVKGKALYTDHVGINLWQDHFALAELSQIMRQKDVEFAQLLNRLRKRQKSHPLLEKDISMLKQCETGEEHMTSNLNIYATNNEVDDHNREMLHKTCKDTIVIRAQDYERDPKTGHFQKVKGHHSNVCKTCLSRSLHIAVNARVMLLKNIDVSDGLVNGAFGTVSDIHFNPGEDFPSKVYVTFDNERAGRALRAKRPSLKPELEKATPIEPEEERVTRSGGIRRQFPLKLSWACTIHKVQGLTVDKAVVSLKKIFAPGQAYVALSRVTSLEGLIIEDFKETAIYAKPDIESFMQNMPAFVEPLRETHLSSLSCKVLLHNVQGLSCHLEDIKQDKRYMEADIICMTETWIQSSHTENDLQISGFSFCNSPRSVSYDKSEELFAKLKEKEHGGVGVYYKTQINCSFVDLPCMNIECMQFTIPHLNSTAAIVYRPPSYSLKAFVNKLSNVISVIDTFAGGKIIMGDFNENLFVSNTVSEMMQHNGFTQIVKDATTENGTLIDHIYIKDIAIESICVSVMPTYFSYHECVVLTCLY, from the exons ATGACTTGTGGATCGACACTTCTATTGCTTCCTCAGTTGAAG ATGCCCCGTACCAAGGCTTCACGGCGCTCGTCGGCGGCGAAGGAGAGGATGGCGGTCCAGCGTGGTCGAGCTGCTGGCATGGCTGTGGTTCCGACTGACAGGGTTATGCCTTTACCCCTTGACAAAAAGGTCCTGACTGACTCTGTTCCTGTGAACCACAGCTCACCAGTTTTGGAGGCCACTGTTAAAAGTGACTCATCAGTGACTGACGGGGTTAGGCCTCATCCCCATACCCAAAAGGCTCTGACTGACGGGCTTATGCCTTTTGCCCATGAAAAAAAGGTCCAAAACTTGCCTTCTCCCATTGAGAAGCTGCACCAAATACAATGCAAAAACCCTGTCAAACTGCCTCTGGCTGAAAATGCGTATCAAACTGCCTATCAAACTGCCTCTGGCTCAAAATCTTACAAGCTAACTCTGCCAAAAAACTCTGATAAACCTGCCTCTGGCTCAAAATGTCCTGAAAATGTTGGTATAATCCAGACATCTTCatctgtgtgtgttctgagtccCCAGAGATTGACCGTGAGTGGCTCCTTCAACCAGCAGCATCCACAGTTTGGTAGGAACAGTAACAAGCAATGTGTTGCTAATAGTGTTACAGCCATACTGATGTCTAAGTTGAAGAATGTGTTAACCTGGACTGCAACAGATGTGGATAATGTCCTCCTGAATGGCGACAAACTGTATAGCAGCATAAGAGATGCAGGCAGGATTCATGATGATTCAGGTTACTTGTTTATTAGAGACTTGCCCACGGAGTACACACTTAATGGTCACAGGTTTGCACTGAATTGCAGTGATGACATGTTTGTTGGACTGTTTGGTGTTACTGATTATGGAGAAATGGAGAATGTCTACATGTCACATGATGAAGCTATTGTAAGAGTGCTATCTCAGTTTGATGCTTGTCTATTTACAATAAAAGTGAATACATGTGCTATCATCAAACAAGATTCTTGGTATGCCATAATTGACTCGCATGCACGAAACACACACGGTGCACTGGATGGTACAGGTACAAGTTTACTAGCCTGTCATGCTAACTTGGAATCTGTTCTAGATCACATTACAATCCTGGGTTTGTCATTGCAAGCAGAAGGTCAGCAGTTTGAAGCAACTGGAGTTGTAGTGGTTCCAAATGACATGGGGCAGCAGACTTCTGAATCACACACGCAGGTAACTGAGGATCTAAACCTGAACAAGCTGAAAAGTACTGCAG ATGACGAGCACAGAGAGCATGTCAAACAATTGAGTGTAATAAAGTACAATACAGATGACGAGCACAGAGAGCATGTCAAACAATTGAGTGTAATTAAGTACAATACAGATGACGAGCACAGAGCACATGTCAAACAGTTGAGTGTAATTAAGTACAATACAGATGACGAGCACAGAGAGCATGTCAAACAATTGagtgtacttaagtacaataCAGATGACGAGCACAGAGAGCATGTAAAGCAGATTTCAATTTCAAAATACAAAACAGACAGCTCATTTGCCCAGGGTGTGAAAAACAGAAACATAGAAAGAagacaaattaataaaaacaaaagaaaagaaactgattttgtaattacacagttcaaaaacaaaataagcacAGGTCCAGAATACGTGTGTGCAGTTTGTCACAGAGCTCTGTTCAAACACCAAGTCATACGATGTCGAAAACATGAATATTTGAAAAAAGATCCAGCAGTTGCATGTATAGCGGAAAGGTGTGTCACTGCGgattatttgcatatttgcaatGAGAGCTGTGATGTACATTGTACCATTAAAAGTAGCCCGGCTGGTTCTCTTTGGATTTGTTATACTTGTCACAGAAAGATTTGTAATGCAAAAATGCCAGAACAGAGTGTTGTGAATAATCTGTCACTAGATCCAGTCCCTCATGAATTGCAAACATTAAATTCATTGGAATGTCATTTGATTGCAATGCATATACCATTCATGAAGATTGTGCCGCTGCCAAAAGGATCACAGAGCTCTGTCGTAGGCCCAATAACCTGTGTGCCATCAAATGTAGCTGATGCAGCTGAGCTATTACCAAGATCAGAAAATGCTGATCTCATGATCCGTGTGAAATTGAAAAGAAAGTTGACATACAAGGGACATTATAAGTATGAATTTGTTCACCCAGAGAAAATTCAAAATGCACTGATGTACCTCAAAAACCATAACAAATTCTACAGTCATGTTAAATTCAACAATGATTGGATTAATCCACTGAGCAACACTGCAGAAGCAGATGAGTGTGATGACCAAAGTGAACAAGCTGGTAATGAGGAAGACACTGACAATACCAATGAGGATGAGAACATTGATGAAACTCTTCTTGACCGACAACAGCATGGCATGTTTATGGATACTTGTTTACAACCTGTTGATGTAGCACAAGAGGTTCTGGATCAGCATTTTGATGGAATCATGTCTGTAGCACCTGCAGAAGGAAATAATCCAGTCAGGCTATTAACTGATGAGTCAAACGAGGCCAAATGCTTCCCAGTTCTGTTCCCTAAAGGCACAGGAACTtttcatgagacaagaccagaaaGGCTGACATTATGTCAATATTTAAACTCAAGAATACTCAATGCAGATGGAAGATTTGCTAAAAACTTGGACTTTATCTTTTATGGCCAGTATTTGTCAGAACTAAATCAGGTTGTATCAAATGTATCAATCGCATTGAGAAAAGGACATTCCACACAGAAATCTGAAGTTACTTCAGAAATGTTGACAAACCATGAATCCTTACGACGCATTTTACATTTTGATGAAGGCTATAAATTCTTGAAACCTATCAGAGGTACGCCAGTGTTCTGGCAAAGCGTGCAGAAAGATTTGTTTGCAATGGTCAGACAACTAGGAATTCCAACCTGGTTTGCTTCGTTTTCCTCTGCTGACCTCCGGTGGCCAGAACTCATGCAAACAATCCTGAaacaagaaggaaaacatgtatcAGCTGATGAGCTTGATTGGTCAGAGCGATGTCACCTGCTGAAAAGTAACCCTGTGACTGCTGCTAGAATGTTTGACCATCGATTTCACTGTTTCCTAAAAGATGTCATCATGTCTGAAGCCAAACCGATTGGAGAGATCACTGATTTTTTCATGAGAGTTGAGTTCCAGAATCGTGGTTCACCTCACACTCATTGTCTTTTCTGGGTAAAAGATGCTCCACAGATAGACAGAGATGATGATGTGCGTGTTTGTCAGTTTATTAATCAGTATGTCACATGTGAATTGCCTTCAGATGAGGACAGAGAAATGCATGACATAGTGTCACAAGTTCAGATGCACAGCAAGAGACactcaaaaacatgcaaaaaaaagggAACAACATGCAGATTTAACTTTCCACGTCCTCCAAGTAACAgaacatttattacacgatgtaaGACTGAGGaacataaaaatgacaataatgatGAAAATGAAAAAGCTAGCAAATCCACAAAGAAGATGGAAGTAGAATTAGCAAACACAATATTAAAAGGAGTCAGAAATGCTTTATTAAATACTGAGGCCACATTTGACTCTGTTGACTCTTTATTTGCTTCCCTTGATATAAATCAAGAAATATTTGAAGCAGCATATCAAACAATGACCAAGAAAACCAGTGTTGTGTTGAAGAGGAAACCATGTGATGTTTGGGTGAATCAGTATAACACAGATCTTCTAAAAGCATGGAATGCAAATATGGACATACAGTTTGTAGTTGATGCATATTCCTGTATTGTTTATATCATCTCATACATAtcaaaagcagagagagaaatgggGCTGTTGTTGTCACATGCACAAAAAGAAGCGTCAGAGCAAGGTAATCTTGATGCTAAACAAGCTATGCGCAAACTTGGCAGTGTTTTCTTGCATAATCGTGAAGTTTCAGCTCAAGAAAGTGTGTATCGTCTTACGAATATGAAATTAAAACAGGCATCTCGCAAAGTGCAATTTGTTCCAACTGGTGACACAATCAGAATGAGTCTTCCACTAAATGTCATACAGAGAAAAGCTCAGTGCAGCGATgatgacagtgacaatatttgGATGTACAGCATTTCTGACAGATATAAGAACAGACCTAAAAGCAAGGAATTTGAAGAAATGTGTTTGGCAAGGTTTGCATCAGAATATAGAATATTGTCTAAATCAGAGCATTCATCCAGTGACAGCATCAAACTTTTGAAAGGATCAGGATTTGCCAAGAAAAGGTCACGAACAGAAGCTGCTGTGATTCGATATGCCCGTTTCTCACCAACAAAAAATCCAGAGAAATATTATGAAAGCATTTTAGAGTTGTTTTTGCCTCACTACCTCAAATCACAACTAAAACCATCCACTTTCCAGACATATCAAGAGTTTTATGAAACTGGGTCTGTGAAATATTCTGATAATGAACTTGTCTCAGTGAAACTCACAGTAGACACAAATATGGCCATGTTTGAAAAAGAGAGTGACTCCATAGACAAAGCTCAGGAAGACCTAGATGCACATGGTCCAATGGAAGATGCATGGGCACAACTTTGTCCAGAGACTGAACGTGAACGTTTAGAATGCATTGAGCAGAAACAAAAGGAAATTccagaaataactgaaaacaatgACATTATACCTGACCTTTTTCCCAAGGAAATCTATTCATTACAGGATAATTCTCATAACATGCCAAAGGAAGAAGCTATGGCTTTACTACGTTCAATGAATGAGACACAGTCCCAGATATTTTATAAAATCAGACACTGGTGTTTACAAAAGGCACGTGGTGACACTCCAGAACCCTTTCATGTGTTTATATCAGGCCCTGGAGGTGTAGGGAAATCTATGCTGATTAAAGCAATACATTATGAAGCACACCGTATCCTATCTCGCTTATCAAATAATCCTGATGACACACGTGTGTTACTGACAGCTCCAACTGGTGTAAGTGCTTATAACATTAATGCTGCAACAATACATACTTCTTTAGCTATTGGTACAGATGTAAagctaccatatcaaccactgggAGATGAGAAAATTAATTCTCTGAGAACAAAGTTGGGAAACCTGGATATATTAATTATTGATGAAATTTCAATGGTTGATCACAAACTCCTTGCATATGTTCATGGCAGACTGAGGCAGATCAAACAAACTGGAGATTATTCACCTTTTGGAAAGGTTTCTATCATCGCAGTTGGAGACTTTTATCAGCTCAATCCAGTTAAGGGTAAAGCTTTATATACTGATCATGTGGGAATTAATTTATGGCAAGACCATTTTGCTTTGGCTGAGTTGAGTCAGATAATGAGACAGAAAGATGTGGAATTTGCACAGTTGCTCAATCGATTAAGGAAACGACAGAAGTCTCATCCATTGTTGGAAAAAGATATAAGTATGCTGAAACAGTGCGAAACTGGTGAAGAACACATGACTTCTAATTTGAATATTTATGCCACAAATAATGAAGTTGATGACCACAATAGAGAAATGCTTCACAAGACATGCAAAGATACTATAGTTATTCGAGCACAAGATTATGAGAGAGACCCGAAAACTGGACACTTTCAAAAAGTAAAGGGCCACCACAGCAATGTTTGCAAGACATGTCTTTCACGATCACTTCACATTGCAGTTAATGCAAGAGTCATGCTCCTTAAAAACATTGATGTTTCAGATGGACTTGTGAATGGTGCTTTTGGTACAGTTAGTGATATACATTTTAATCCTGGCGAAGATTTCCCATCAAAAGTATATGTGACATTTGACAATGAAAGAGCTGGTAGAGCCTTACGAGCAAAACGGCCATCCTTAAAACCAGAACTGGAAAAGGCTACACCAATTGAACCAGAAGAAGAGAGAGTCACAAGAAGTGGTGGCATACGACGACAGTTTCCCCTGAAATTATCTTGGGCTTGCACTATTCACAAAGTACAAGGTCTAACTGTGGATAAAGCTGTTGTGTCACTTAAAAAGATATTTGCACCTGGACAAGCATATGTGGCATTAAGTCGTGTGACTTCTCTGGAAGGTCTCATTATAGAAGATTTCAAGGAAACAGCTATTTATGCAAAACCTGATATAGAAAGTTTCATGCAAAATATGCCCGCATTTGTGGAGCCACTTAGAGAAACACATCTGTCATCATTATCATGTAAAGTACTTCTGCACAATGTTCAAGGGTTGTCATGTCACCTGGAAGacataaaacaagacaaaaggtATATGGAAGCTGATATTATTTGCATGACAGAAACATGGATACAGTCAAGTCATACTGAAAATGATCTACAAATAAGTGGATTTTCATTCTGCAACAGCCCAAGGTCTGTTTCATATGACAAAAGTGAGGAACTCTTTGCTAAGTTGAAAGAAAAAGAACATGgtggtgttggtgtgtattacaaAACACAGATCAACTGTAGTTTTGTTGATTTACCCTGTATGAACATAGAGTGCATGCAGTTTACTATTCCCCACCTGAACTCAACAGCTGCAATTGTGTATAGACCACCTTCATACAGTTTAAAAGCATTTGTTAACAAGCTGTCAAATGTAATCAGTGTCATTGACACGTTTGCAGGAGGAAAAATTATTATGGGTGACTTCAATGAAAACCTTTTTGTGTCTAATACAGTGAGTGAAATGATGCAGCATAATGGCTTCACTCAAATTGTAAAAGATGCAACCACTGAAAATGGCACTTTAATTGATCATATCTATATTAAAGACATTGCAATTGAGAGTATATGTGTTTCTGTAATGCCTACTTATTTCAGCTATCATGAATGTGTTGTATTAACTTGCTTGTATTAA